The Ornithodoros turicata isolate Travis chromosome 9, ASM3712646v1, whole genome shotgun sequence genome includes a region encoding these proteins:
- the LOC135369426 gene encoding nose resistant to fluoxetine protein 6-like: MAPRFVGLLGLLVVVQWTCSGVSSAQEAGDVDVHETGTAPPPPNVKEFIQGLLEKILDSNSEGTSEKILGSGISAHCGLRLLKVVNALRSLEPWVVRMIDATGKYPTGLFQGAAADLGAFDECIATVVVDPQGRERVRAHYCNLFLRMGNATSDIPDFVQDALLMTHRRAVSAALSQADERASGIVLGLCVPTECKEDDIEKLIVTLSNGGIRPSVKNCVTDQYPPPNGRQIGIITALAVLGLVMLTSTAIDLVLTRRGRQERKGTLTKYITAFSVTANTKMLLAVADKGSGIYSLRFLHGIRFMSMLWILFGHAYSSGTTIAGGMINLLVLMDRVSGNIIAGGYLSVDTFLFLGGFLLSYNMSKHGKRTNKIILWMTCVLRFYIRIIAPAFFMIMCVYLLPLIITGPRAQELYERMFADFGGNWWSLLLNIRNIMGDVNVEALGHLWYLSVVFQLFLVSVTVLVVFQRKPRLAVGSFCILSIASCAIATWKVYGTGLLPFPLPVTLTYPDLLGSINRLYSQSPLHGAPFFIGCITSLVLLKYKDEKMSTVSQLLFWASGITCANIAVFVTYDFNRGVEPAHWATLCATFFQRALWSMWLAWLTFACATARGGMICSFLSWGAFAPLSRLSYGVYLIQVPYYFVRDYTARERIFYSDFTVITQFFGATVWCYLLSYFLFIACEAPVGRLEKLVFQRERRMEKVEPPVNGKTASFEKEPGKLPLGYSNNGFVEQSNL, encoded by the exons ATGGCACCAAGATTCGTCGGCCTCCTCGGACTCCTCGTCGTGGTTCAATGGACTTGCAGTGGTGTGTCTTCAGCGCAGGAAGCAGGGGACGTCGACGTGCACGAAACGGGTACCGCACCTCCGCCTCCGAATGTGAAAGAATTTATTCAGGGATTATTGGAGAAGATCTTGGACAGCAATTCCGAAGGTACTTCCGAAAAGATACTCGGCAGCGGGATCTCGGCGCATTGTGGATTACGACTCTTGAAAGTCGTCAACGCTCTGCGGAGCCTCGAACCCTGGGTGGTCAGAA tgatCGACGCAACGGGCAAGTATCCGACCGGTCTCTTCCAGGGAGCAGCCGCCGATCTGGGTGCATTCGACGAGTGCATCGCGACTGTGGTGGTGGACCCGCAGGGCCGCGAGAGAGTGCGCGCTCACTACTGCAACCTCTTCTTAAGGATGGGCAATGCCACGTCAGACATCCCAGACTTTGTCCAGGATGCCCTTCTCATGACGCACCGAAGG GCCGTGTCCGCCGCTCTGAGCCAGGCTGACGAACGAGCTTCCGGAATAGTGCTTGGACTTTGCGTGCCGACAGAATGTAAAGAAGACGACATTGAAAAGCTCATCGTAACTC TTTCCAATGGAGGAATCAGACCGAGCGTGAAAAACTGCGTGACAGATCAGTACCCGCCTCCAAATGGCAGACAGATCGGGATAAT AACTGCTCTCGCGGTCTTGGGATTGGTGATGCTTACAAGCACTGCTATCGACTTGGTGCTGACTCGAAGGGGCAGACAAGAACGTAAAG GTACCCTCACTAAGTACATTACAGCATTTTCGGTGACAGCAAACACCAAGATGCTGCTGGCCGTCGCCGACAAAGGCTCGGGCATCTATTCCCTCCGTTTTCTGCACGGAATACGGTTCATGAGCATGCTGTGGATCTTATTTGGTCACGCATATTCTTCGGGCACTACTATAGCAG GTGGAATGATCAATCTGTTGGTGCTCATGGATCGGGTCTCCGGAAACATAATTGCAGGCGGATATCTCAGCGTCGACACCTTCCTTTTCCTTGG GGGGTTCCTGCTTAGTTACAACATGTCAAAACACGGAAAACGGACAAACAAGATAATCCTCTGGATGACGTGCGTTTTAAGATTTTACATCAG AATAATAGCGCCCGCATTTTTCATGATAATGTGCGTGTATCTTCTGCCACTCATCATCACGGGACCAAGAGCTCAGGAACTTTACGAACGAATGTTTGCAGACTTTGGAGGCAACTGGTGGTCTCTTTTGCTGAACATCCGCAATATCATGGGCGACGTGAATGTT GAAGCCCTGGGTCACCTGTGGTATCTCTCCGTGGTTTTTCAACTCTTTCTGGTCTCCGTCACCGTGCTTGTTGTGTTTCAAAG GAAGCCTAGGCTTGCCGTAGGATCGTTCTGCATCCTCTCCATTGCTTCCTGCGCAATTGCGACGTGGAAAGTCTACGGAACTGGACTGCTTCCTTTCCCACTTCCAGTGACTCTGACATACCC TGACCTGCTGGGCAGTATAAACAGGCTGTACTCTCAGAGTCCACTTCATGGCGCACCCTTCTTCATTGGCTGCATCACCAGCCTTGTTCTGCTAAAATACAAGGACGAAAAGATGTCTACT GTATCGCAGCTCCTCTTCTGGGCCTCAGGAATTACCTGCGCCAACATTGCAGTCTTCGTAACGTACGACTTCAATCGAGGAGTTGAGCCGGCCCATTGGGCAACCTTGTGCGCCACGTTCTTCCAGAGGGCGCTGTGGTCCATGTGGCTAGCATGGTTGACGTTCGCGTGCGCCACTGCAAGAGGAG GCATGATATGTAGTTTCCTATCTTGGGGAGCATTTGCACCTCTGAGCAGGCTTAGCTACGGTGTCTACCTGATCCAAGTGCCGTACTATTTTGTCAGAGATTACACGGCAAGGGAAAGGATTTTCTACTCGGACTTTACTGTT ATAACTCAGTTTTTCGGCGCCACGGTGTGGTGTTACCTTCTCAGTTACTTCCTGTTCATCGCTTGCGAAGCACCAGTTGGACGTTTGGAGAAACTCGTCTTTCAGCGGGAAAGAAGGATGGAAAAGGTGGAGCCACCCGTGAATGGGAAAACTGCGAGCTTCGAAAAAGAACCCGGGAAGCTGCCATTGGGTTACAGCAATAACGGCTTTGTCGAACAGAGCAACCTGTAG